From Hyphomicrobiales bacterium 4NK60-0047b, the proteins below share one genomic window:
- a CDS encoding DsbA family protein — MNFLSLKKFSAAAILAGFALSSQLTMPAFAKTFDDADKTAIQGIVKDYLLKNPEIIREALIELERRTAEAEKNRQKKLVAENQALLTDPKFAHIAGNEKGDITVVEFFDYNCPYCRQSLKDIEKLMDADKNVRVIFKEYPILGKASTTASIAALASRKQGKYMEFHTALLSAKGRLNDEQITSIAKTVGLDVDKLKADMKSADVLEAHKKNMEVGQKLGINGTPTFIFNDQVIPQVLPFEAMKQLIARIRKAS; from the coding sequence ATGAACTTTCTATCATTAAAAAAATTTAGTGCTGCTGCTATTTTGGCAGGGTTTGCACTAAGCAGCCAATTAACAATGCCAGCATTTGCTAAAACATTTGATGATGCAGACAAAACAGCCATCCAAGGTATTGTTAAAGACTACCTTTTAAAGAACCCGGAAATCATTCGCGAAGCCTTGATTGAACTGGAACGCCGCACAGCTGAAGCTGAAAAAAACAGACAAAAGAAACTCGTAGCTGAAAATCAAGCCCTATTAACTGACCCCAAATTCGCACATATTGCCGGCAATGAAAAAGGTGACATAACAGTTGTCGAATTTTTTGATTATAACTGCCCATATTGCCGCCAATCTCTAAAAGACATTGAAAAACTTATGGACGCAGACAAAAACGTGCGTGTTATTTTTAAAGAATATCCAATCCTTGGAAAAGCTTCAACAACCGCCTCAATCGCAGCCTTAGCTTCTCGTAAGCAAGGCAAATATATGGAATTCCATACAGCCCTTCTATCTGCGAAGGGACGCCTTAACGATGAACAAATCACAAGCATAGCTAAAACAGTGGGCCTTGATGTTGATAAACTAAAAGCAGATATGAAATCAGCGGATGTTCTGGAAGCCCATAAAAAGAATATGGAAGTCGGACAAAAGCTAGGCATCAACGGAACTCCAACATTCATCTTCAATGATCAGGTCATTCCACAAGTGCTGCCATTTGAAGCCATGAAACAACTTATTGCGCGCATTAGAAAAGCCAGCTAA
- the aroQ gene encoding type II 3-dehydroquinate dehydratase codes for MSKPIYVLSGPNLNMLGQREPEIYGSQTLDDIHKSLSEKAAKHGKDVKCFQSNHEGQLVDFIQEAGNKASSLIINAGALTHTSVAIADAIRAIDIPAIEVHMSNVYQREVFRHHSYLSPVVIGLICGFGSQSYELALDVLVTDAQK; via the coding sequence ATGTCAAAACCAATTTATGTCCTTAGTGGCCCAAATCTGAATATGCTGGGCCAAAGAGAACCAGAAATTTACGGGTCTCAAACTTTGGATGATATTCATAAGTCATTAAGTGAAAAGGCTGCAAAGCACGGCAAAGATGTGAAGTGCTTTCAATCCAATCATGAAGGGCAATTAGTCGATTTTATTCAAGAAGCAGGCAATAAAGCATCTAGTTTAATTATTAATGCTGGCGCTCTAACTCACACATCTGTTGCAATAGCAGATGCGATAAGAGCCATTGACATTCCCGCAATAGAAGTCCACATGTCTAACGTTTACCAAAGAGAGGTATTTAGGCATCATTCCTATTTATCTCCCGTGGTAATTGGTCTAATTTGTGGGTTTGGATCGCAATCCTATGAATTGGCGCTTGATGTTCTCGTAACTGACGCGCAAAAATAG
- the accB gene encoding acetyl-CoA carboxylase biotin carboxyl carrier protein, with amino-acid sequence MAEKKKLSQKEIIRELADLLEETGLSEIEIEQKDLRVRVCKAQTTVAAVAPVQQQVAAPPVAAPIATPPAAAKSSSDGVLTSPMVGTAYRAPEPGAALFVDVGTKVTQGQTLLIVEAMKTMNQIPAHKTGTVTEIMVEDGSPVEFGEPLMVIE; translated from the coding sequence ATGGCAGAGAAGAAAAAATTGAGTCAAAAAGAAATAATCCGAGAATTGGCGGATCTGTTAGAAGAAACCGGCCTAAGTGAAATTGAAATTGAGCAAAAAGACTTGCGCGTTCGCGTCTGTAAAGCCCAAACAACTGTTGCAGCAGTGGCACCTGTTCAACAACAAGTTGCAGCGCCTCCAGTTGCCGCACCAATCGCAACGCCTCCAGCTGCTGCAAAATCATCATCAGATGGCGTTCTGACATCTCCAATGGTAGGCACAGCTTACAGAGCTCCAGAACCAGGCGCCGCCCTATTTGTTGATGTTGGCACCAAGGTAACTCAGGGACAAACCCTTCTCATTGTTGAAGCTATGAAAACCATGAACCAAATCCCGGCCCATAAAACCGGAACGGTCACTGAAATCATGGTAGAAGACGGATCTCCAGTTGAATTTGGCGAACCATTGATGGTTATTGAGTAA
- the accC gene encoding acetyl-CoA carboxylase biotin carboxylase subunit, whose translation MFDKILIANRGEIALRIQRACKELGIATVAIHSTADEDAMHVRLADESVCIGPPAANLSYLNIPEIMAACEVTGANAVHPGYGFLSENARFAEILEDHDIAFIGPTAEHIRLMGDKITAKDTVKKLGIPVVPGSDGAVNSLNEAKKIAKEIGYPVLLKAAAGGGGRGMKVAETEKDLSVALSTAKAESKAAFGDDTMYMEKYLGKPRHIEVQVIGDGKGHAVHLGERDCSLQRRHQKVWEEAPSPALNAEEREKIGNIVAKAIGDLGYRGAGTIEFLYENGEFYFIEMNTRLQVEHPVTEMITGLDLVIEQIRVASGAPLSFTQEDISLRGHAIECRINAENARTFMPSPGKINYFHPPGGLGVRVDSGVYQGYSIPPYYDSLIGKLIVHGKTRNECMMRLRRALSEFVIDGIDTTIPLFVDLLNEPDIVNGAYDIHWLEKYLEKPVK comes from the coding sequence ATGTTCGATAAAATATTAATAGCAAATCGCGGTGAGATTGCGCTTCGCATCCAAAGAGCCTGTAAAGAGCTTGGCATAGCAACCGTTGCCATTCACTCAACAGCAGATGAAGATGCCATGCATGTACGCCTCGCAGATGAAAGCGTCTGCATAGGCCCGCCAGCTGCAAACCTCAGCTATTTAAACATTCCTGAAATCATGGCCGCCTGTGAAGTCACTGGCGCCAATGCCGTTCATCCTGGTTATGGTTTTTTGTCTGAAAATGCCCGTTTTGCAGAGATCTTAGAAGATCATGACATCGCTTTCATCGGCCCAACGGCAGAACATATTCGCCTTATGGGCGATAAAATCACAGCCAAAGACACAGTCAAAAAACTGGGCATTCCAGTCGTGCCCGGCTCAGATGGCGCTGTTAACTCATTAAATGAAGCAAAGAAAATCGCTAAAGAAATCGGCTATCCGGTTCTCTTAAAAGCAGCTGCCGGTGGCGGTGGCCGCGGTATGAAAGTGGCTGAAACTGAAAAAGATCTCTCAGTTGCTCTATCAACCGCAAAAGCAGAGTCAAAAGCTGCTTTTGGCGACGACACCATGTATATGGAAAAGTACCTTGGCAAACCGCGCCACATTGAAGTTCAAGTGATCGGTGACGGCAAAGGCCATGCTGTTCATCTTGGTGAGCGTGATTGTTCTTTGCAACGCAGACACCAAAAAGTCTGGGAAGAAGCCCCCTCACCTGCGCTAAATGCAGAAGAGCGTGAAAAGATCGGCAACATTGTTGCCAAAGCCATCGGCGACCTAGGCTATCGAGGCGCGGGTACAATTGAATTCTTGTATGAAAATGGCGAATTTTATTTCATTGAGATGAACACACGCCTCCAGGTTGAACACCCCGTGACAGAAATGATCACAGGGCTAGACTTGGTGATTGAACAAATTCGAGTTGCCTCTGGCGCACCATTAAGCTTCACGCAAGAAGATATCTCCTTGCGTGGCCACGCGATCGAATGTCGGATTAACGCTGAAAACGCACGAACATTCATGCCAAGCCCGGGTAAAATCAACTATTTCCACCCGCCAGGTGGTTTAGGTGTTCGGGTTGATAGCGGCGTTTATCAAGGCTATTCCATCCCACCTTATTATGACAGCCTCATCGGTAAACTCATTGTCCATGGCAAAACCCGTAATGAATGCATGATGCGTTTGAGAAGAGCATTAAGTGAATTCGTCATCGATGGCATCGATACAACAATTCCGCTTTTTGTTGACCTGCTCAATGAACCAGACATCGTCAACGGCGCCTATGACATCCACTGGCTAGAAAAATATCTAGAAAAACCAGTAAAATAA
- the aat gene encoding leucyl/phenylalanyl-tRNA--protein transferase: protein MKSDNMNIQIDITPEVLLKAYSCGIFPMAEAADDDELFWIEPKHRGIIPFEHFHVPKSLAKIIRKKTFEVRVDTDFRGVLDGCAAPRPDRPSTWINSRIRELYTDLFEMGHCHTIEVYKDDLLVGGLYGVELNAAFFGESMFSFESNASKVALVYLVARLKHAGFTLLDTQFVTDHLEKFGAIEVTRDQFQRRLERTRVRRRCNFLGLDTATPPSGILQLVSHTS from the coding sequence ATGAAATCTGATAACATGAACATCCAAATTGATATCACTCCAGAAGTTCTTTTAAAGGCCTATTCTTGCGGAATTTTTCCTATGGCCGAAGCTGCTGATGATGATGAGCTTTTTTGGATTGAACCCAAACACCGCGGCATTATTCCCTTTGAACACTTCCATGTTCCCAAAAGCCTAGCCAAAATCATTCGAAAAAAAACCTTCGAAGTAAGAGTTGATACTGATTTTCGAGGCGTACTCGACGGATGTGCAGCCCCGCGGCCTGATAGACCAAGCACCTGGATCAACTCTAGAATTAGGGAGCTATACACAGACCTATTTGAAATGGGACATTGCCATACAATCGAGGTCTATAAGGATGACTTACTTGTGGGAGGTCTTTACGGAGTTGAACTAAATGCCGCCTTTTTCGGTGAAAGCATGTTCTCTTTTGAAAGCAATGCCAGCAAAGTCGCACTGGTTTACTTAGTGGCCCGTTTAAAGCACGCAGGCTTTACGTTGCTCGACACACAATTCGTCACAGATCATTTAGAAAAATTTGGTGCGATTGAAGTAACAAGAGATCAATTTCAACGCCGTCTTGAGCGCACCCGGGTCCGTCGGCGTTGTAATTTTTTAGGCTTAGATACAGCTACTCCGCCAAGCGGCATTTTACAACTGGTCAGCCATACATCATAA
- a CDS encoding NADH:ubiquinone oxidoreductase subunit NDUFA12 — protein MGLFSELFGWWTGNTIGHRFTLWKNGRFVGEDEVGNKYYEQVRGVGPLGKPRRWVVYDRLAEASLIPSGWHGWMHYKTDVVPSDSDYQARPYETNHRPNYTGTDLRYRPNAEERDQGQPVSQEYEAWKPESGNA, from the coding sequence ATGGGACTTTTTTCTGAACTTTTTGGCTGGTGGACTGGTAATACAATCGGGCACAGATTTACACTTTGGAAAAATGGTCGTTTTGTTGGTGAAGATGAAGTTGGCAATAAATATTATGAGCAAGTGCGCGGTGTTGGGCCGCTTGGCAAACCTCGCCGTTGGGTTGTTTATGATCGTTTAGCGGAAGCGTCTCTCATACCTTCAGGCTGGCATGGATGGATGCACTATAAAACTGATGTTGTGCCGAGTGATAGCGACTATCAGGCTCGACCATATGAAACTAATCATCGTCCTAACTATACCGGTACGGATTTGCGCTATCGGCCGAATGCTGAAGAGCGTGATCAGGGGCAACCTGTTTCTCAAGAGTATGAAGCTTGGAAGCCAGAAAGTGGCAATGCTTAG
- a CDS encoding vitamin B12-dependent ribonucleotide reductase: MHLNEKFEGPLDMRITRRFTKDNQSPYESIEFRSATSEIRNPDGSTVFQLKDFNVPAHWSAVACDIIAQKYFRKAGIPAHLKPVEENTVPSWLWRQIPDEDALSKLPEEERFSGETDATQVFNRLAGTWTYWGWKGGYFTTEQDAQNFYDEMRYMLAMQMAAPNSPQWFNTGLHWAYGIDGPGQGHFYVDYKTGKLTSSASAYEHPQPHACFIQSVKDDLVNENGIMDLWTREARLFKYGSGTGSNFSDLRGGDEPLSGGGKSSGLMSFLRIGDRAAGAIKSGGTTRRAAKMVVIDIDHPDIEKFINWKVTEEQKVAALVTGSKICSKHLKAIFKACVNCSSDDDSCFEPKKNPALKREIKAARQLQVPDNYIQRVIQFAKQGFKELEFDTYDTDWDSEAYSTVSGQNSNNSVRVTDNFLKAVEADRDWDLKARTTGETVKTLNAGELWDKVGFAAWSCADPGIQFHTTINDWHTCPKSGPIRASNPCSEYMFLDDTACNLASLNLMQFLTGEEGSKKFDIDGFEHAVRLWTMVLEISVTMAQFPSKEIATLSYRYRTLGLGFANIGGLLMASGLAYDSEEGRAYCGAISALMTGMSYATSAEMAKELGAFEGYEDNSKDMLRVMRNHRRAAYGHAEGYKNISVNPVPLDHKSCPDNKLVDHACRAWDKALEGGQEHGFRNAQATVVAPTGTIGLVMDCDTTGIEPDFALVKFKKLAGGGYFKIINRTVPSALKGLGYTDEQLDAIINYAVGYGTLKEAPGVNHESLKEKGFSEDIIETIEASLAATFDIKFAFNKWSLGEEFCTKTLNIPAEKLDEPEFNLLSHIGFTAKEIDEANEYCCGTMTLEGAPHLKDEHLPIFDCANPCGRKGKRLLSVESHIRMMAASQPFISGAISKTINMANTATVEDCKKSYMLSWRLALKANALYRDGSKLSQPLNAQVLGIDDDEDEMDAEMLTTLPQAEKAAVAAERIIERVVEKVSDQIDREKLPHRRKGYTQKAVVGGHKVYLRTGEYEDGRLGEIFIDMHKEGAAFRSLMNNFAIAISLGLQYGVPLEEFVEAFTFTRFEPAGFVQGNDSIKNATSILDYIFRELGVSYLARHDLAHVDPSEIGAVSTAMGRGEDEDDKDTSAERFLSRGLLRGTFNKAKVVEKKSTSEKQQSGLQSNTVAELQQVVNSGLSAGETTLVANGDPVASTQTLGSKAELMAEARVKGYEGENCAECGNFTLVRNGTCLKCDTCGSTSGCS; the protein is encoded by the coding sequence GTGCATTTAAATGAAAAATTTGAGGGACCATTAGACATGCGGATTACTCGTCGTTTTACAAAAGACAATCAATCTCCATATGAATCAATAGAATTTCGCAGTGCAACCAGTGAAATCCGCAACCCGGATGGCTCAACAGTATTTCAACTAAAAGATTTCAATGTTCCAGCTCATTGGTCGGCTGTTGCTTGTGATATCATCGCCCAAAAATATTTCAGAAAAGCCGGCATCCCAGCTCATTTAAAACCCGTTGAAGAAAACACTGTCCCTTCATGGTTATGGCGCCAAATTCCAGATGAAGACGCCCTAAGCAAACTACCTGAAGAAGAACGCTTCAGCGGTGAAACCGATGCAACACAAGTTTTCAATCGCTTAGCCGGCACATGGACATATTGGGGCTGGAAAGGCGGCTACTTCACAACCGAACAAGACGCCCAAAACTTCTATGATGAAATGCGCTACATGCTCGCCATGCAAATGGCAGCACCAAACAGCCCGCAATGGTTTAACACCGGCCTTCACTGGGCTTATGGCATCGATGGTCCTGGACAAGGCCACTTCTATGTAGACTATAAAACTGGCAAATTAACCAGCTCTGCTTCAGCTTATGAGCACCCACAACCGCACGCTTGTTTCATCCAGTCTGTTAAAGATGACCTCGTAAATGAAAACGGCATCATGGATTTATGGACCCGTGAAGCTCGTCTCTTTAAATATGGCTCAGGAACAGGTTCAAACTTCTCAGACCTTCGCGGCGGTGACGAACCTCTCTCAGGCGGCGGCAAATCATCAGGCCTCATGAGCTTCTTGCGCATTGGTGACAGAGCAGCTGGCGCCATCAAATCAGGTGGTACAACAAGACGCGCTGCCAAAATGGTCGTAATTGATATTGACCACCCAGATATTGAAAAATTCATCAACTGGAAAGTAACTGAAGAGCAAAAAGTTGCAGCTTTGGTGACAGGATCAAAAATTTGCAGCAAACATTTAAAAGCGATCTTTAAAGCCTGTGTAAATTGCTCATCAGATGATGATAGCTGTTTTGAGCCAAAGAAAAACCCAGCTCTAAAACGCGAGATTAAAGCCGCACGCCAATTACAAGTGCCAGATAATTACATCCAGCGCGTCATTCAGTTCGCAAAACAAGGCTTTAAAGAGCTGGAGTTTGACACCTATGATACAGACTGGGATTCAGAAGCTTATTCAACAGTCTCTGGTCAAAACTCAAACAACTCAGTTCGTGTAACAGATAATTTCCTAAAAGCTGTTGAAGCAGATAGAGACTGGGATCTAAAAGCACGCACAACAGGTGAAACCGTTAAAACCTTAAATGCGGGTGAACTCTGGGATAAAGTTGGCTTTGCGGCATGGAGCTGTGCAGATCCAGGCATCCAGTTCCACACCACAATTAATGACTGGCACACATGCCCAAAATCAGGACCTATTCGCGCATCAAACCCATGTTCAGAATATATGTTCCTGGATGACACCGCCTGTAACCTGGCCTCACTAAACTTAATGCAATTCCTTACAGGTGAAGAAGGCAGCAAGAAGTTTGATATTGATGGCTTCGAGCATGCTGTTCGCCTCTGGACAATGGTTCTTGAAATTTCAGTGACCATGGCTCAGTTCCCATCAAAAGAAATCGCAACATTGTCATATCGCTATAGAACACTAGGTCTTGGCTTTGCCAATATCGGTGGTCTGCTAATGGCCTCAGGTTTAGCGTATGACTCAGAAGAAGGCCGTGCCTATTGCGGTGCAATCTCGGCTCTCATGACCGGCATGTCCTATGCAACGTCAGCTGAAATGGCCAAAGAACTTGGCGCTTTTGAAGGCTATGAAGATAATTCAAAAGACATGCTGCGTGTAATGCGCAACCACAGAAGAGCTGCTTACGGTCATGCTGAAGGTTATAAAAACATCTCAGTCAACCCTGTCCCTCTCGATCATAAATCATGTCCGGATAATAAATTGGTTGATCATGCTTGTAGAGCCTGGGACAAAGCCCTTGAAGGCGGCCAGGAACATGGCTTTAGAAACGCCCAAGCAACCGTTGTAGCGCCGACAGGCACCATCGGTTTGGTGATGGATTGTGATACAACAGGCATCGAGCCAGATTTCGCTCTTGTGAAATTCAAAAAGCTAGCTGGTGGTGGCTATTTCAAAATCATCAACCGCACAGTTCCAAGCGCCCTAAAAGGACTTGGCTATACTGACGAACAGCTAGATGCCATCATTAACTATGCAGTTGGCTACGGCACATTAAAAGAAGCCCCTGGTGTTAATCATGAAAGCTTGAAAGAAAAAGGGTTCTCTGAAGACATCATCGAAACCATCGAAGCAAGCCTTGCGGCAACCTTTGATATTAAATTTGCATTTAACAAATGGTCATTGGGCGAAGAATTCTGCACCAAAACATTAAACATCCCAGCTGAAAAACTGGATGAGCCAGAATTTAACCTCCTCTCACATATCGGCTTTACTGCCAAGGAAATTGATGAGGCAAATGAATATTGCTGCGGTACAATGACACTTGAAGGTGCACCGCACCTAAAAGATGAGCACTTACCAATTTTCGATTGTGCAAACCCATGTGGCCGTAAGGGCAAGAGATTGCTCTCAGTTGAAAGTCACATCCGCATGATGGCAGCAAGTCAGCCCTTTATCTCTGGCGCGATTTCAAAAACCATCAACATGGCAAACACGGCAACTGTAGAAGATTGTAAAAAATCCTACATGCTATCATGGCGCCTGGCACTAAAAGCCAATGCTCTGTACCGCGATGGCTCAAAACTATCTCAACCTCTGAATGCACAAGTCCTCGGCATCGATGATGACGAAGATGAGATGGATGCAGAAATGCTAACAACATTACCGCAAGCAGAAAAAGCAGCTGTTGCAGCAGAGAGAATTATCGAGCGTGTTGTAGAAAAAGTAAGCGATCAAATCGATCGTGAAAAACTACCGCACCGCCGCAAAGGTTATACACAAAAAGCTGTGGTCGGTGGCCACAAAGTATATCTAAGAACTGGTGAATATGAAGATGGTCGCTTAGGTGAAATTTTCATCGATATGCATAAAGAAGGTGCTGCCTTCCGCTCATTGATGAATAACTTCGCCATCGCTATCTCGTTAGGCCTTCAATATGGTGTACCACTGGAAGAGTTTGTAGAAGCCTTTACATTCACACGCTTTGAACCTGCCGGATTTGTGCAAGGTAATGACTCAATTAAAAACGCAACCTCAATCCTTGACTACATCTTCCGAGAACTCGGTGTCTCTTATCTAGCTCGTCATGATCTAGCTCACGTTGACCCAAGTGAAATTGGGGCAGTCTCTACAGCTATGGGCCGCGGCGAAGATGAAGATGATAAAGACACCAGCGCCGAGCGCTTCCTCAGCCGTGGTCTTTTAAGGGGTACATTCAACAAGGCAAAGGTCGTTGAGAAGAAGTCTACCTCCGAAAAACAACAATCAGGGCTTCAATCCAACACAGTCGCTGAATTGCAGCAAGTCGTTAATTCAGGCTTAAGTGCTGGTGAAACAACTCTCGTTGCAAACGGAGATCCAGTTGCCTCCACGCAAACCCTTGGTAGCAAAGCTGAGTTGATGGCCGAAGCCAGAGTAAAAGGCTATGAAGGCGAAAATTGCGCTGAATGCGGTAACTTCACGCTCGTTCGCAATGGCACCTGCCTAAAATGCGACACCTGCGGCTCAACAAGCGGTTGTTCATAA
- a CDS encoding competence/damage-inducible protein A codes for MKDVTAALLVIGDEILSGRTSDKNINYLANHCTAVGIRLEEVRVVSDKEDRIVDALNALRASYDYVFTTGGIGPTHDDITAQSVAKAVGVELFENRQAIEIMQARYPGEELSEGRRLMARIPDGGELIKNSVSGAPGFMIENVIVMAGVPKIMQVMLDDVTPKLRTGRRLLSRTFIIRHPESTVAPLIGKLDDGNEGVSLGSYPYFKLGKVGTVIVLRGVDEEQLDQVCLEFVAELKREEKDFEEDCDSTELKPLSFD; via the coding sequence ATGAAAGATGTTACAGCCGCACTTCTTGTGATTGGTGATGAGATTTTATCTGGTCGTACAAGTGATAAAAATATTAATTATTTAGCGAACCATTGCACGGCAGTGGGTATTCGCCTTGAAGAAGTGCGGGTTGTCTCTGATAAAGAAGACCGGATTGTTGATGCACTGAATGCACTTCGTGCCTCTTATGACTACGTGTTTACAACTGGTGGTATTGGCCCGACACATGACGACATCACTGCGCAGAGTGTTGCAAAAGCGGTTGGTGTTGAGTTGTTTGAAAATAGGCAAGCTATTGAGATTATGCAGGCGCGGTACCCAGGTGAAGAATTAAGCGAAGGGCGACGTTTGATGGCGCGTATTCCTGATGGCGGTGAGTTGATTAAAAACTCGGTATCTGGTGCCCCTGGTTTCATGATTGAGAATGTGATTGTTATGGCAGGTGTGCCTAAAATTATGCAAGTGATGCTTGATGATGTGACACCTAAATTGCGGACTGGCCGGCGCTTGCTTTCTCGTACCTTTATTATCAGGCATCCAGAAAGCACTGTTGCTCCGTTAATTGGTAAGCTTGATGACGGAAATGAGGGGGTAAGTCTTGGTAGTTACCCTTATTTTAAATTGGGTAAGGTTGGGACTGTGATTGTTTTGCGCGGTGTTGACGAAGAACAGCTTGATCAGGTTTGTCTTGAATTTGTTGCTGAACTAAAGCGCGAGGAGAAAGACTTTGAAGAAGATTGTGACAGTACAGAGTTAAAGCCGCTCAGTTTTGATTAG
- the sfsA gene encoding DNA/RNA nuclease SfsA: MKFPNPLIKGTLIKRYKRFLADVTLENGEEVTAHCANPGAMLGLKEPGSTVWLSPATNPKRKLKYSWELIETNDFNKKTLVGINTSLPNKLAEEAIQDGTIKELQSYETLRREVKYGQNSRIDILLDNPECDEKKCYVEIKNVHLLREKNLCEFPDSVTTRGAKHLKELSDMVAAGHRAVMLYLIQREDCNSFNLAADIDTAYNEAFQKAIDAGVEAIAYKCKLTTTEINVTKPVVFRG; this comes from the coding sequence ATGAAATTTCCAAACCCCTTAATCAAGGGAACTTTAATCAAACGCTATAAAAGGTTTTTAGCAGATGTAACTCTGGAAAATGGCGAAGAAGTTACAGCCCACTGCGCAAATCCTGGCGCAATGCTTGGTTTAAAAGAGCCCGGTTCAACCGTTTGGTTATCACCAGCCACAAATCCAAAACGAAAACTAAAATATTCATGGGAGCTGATAGAAACCAATGATTTTAATAAAAAAACACTGGTCGGTATCAACACAAGTCTACCAAACAAGCTAGCTGAAGAGGCCATACAAGATGGCACAATTAAAGAACTACAGAGCTATGAAACCTTACGCCGTGAAGTGAAATATGGCCAAAACAGCCGCATCGATATCTTACTAGATAACCCAGAATGTGATGAGAAAAAATGCTATGTTGAAATCAAAAATGTTCACCTTCTAAGAGAAAAAAACTTATGCGAATTCCCAGATAGTGTGACAACAAGAGGCGCAAAACATTTAAAAGAGCTTAGTGATATGGTAGCTGCTGGTCACCGCGCCGTCATGCTTTACCTCATTCAAAGAGAAGATTGCAACTCATTCAATCTCGCAGCTGATATAGATACGGCCTACAATGAGGCTTTCCAAAAAGCTATTGATGCAGGCGTTGAAGCCATTGCCTATAAATGCAAACTCACAACAACAGAGATTAATGTCACAAAGCCTGTCGTTTTTAGAGGCTAA
- the map gene encoding type I methionyl aminopeptidase, with protein MNRHRPIIPIHKPADYEGMRKAGQLAAAALDMLVEEAKPGVTTAHLDKLAFEFAMDNNALPATLHYRGYKYSICTSINHVVCHGMPNNKPLKKGSILNIDVTLILDGWHGDTSRTIPIGDIPTKAARLMDITYNALFKGIEVVRPGATTGDIGHAIQVYGESERCSIVTDFCGHGLGRQFHTPPNILHYGKPGEGVTLEEGMFFTIEPMLNLGRPDVKVLADGWTAVTKDKSLSAQFEHSIAVTKDGYEIFTLSPGGWQHQFRDRT; from the coding sequence ATGAACAGACATCGCCCCATCATCCCAATCCACAAACCTGCAGACTATGAGGGAATGCGTAAAGCTGGCCAGCTAGCAGCCGCGGCATTGGACATGTTAGTTGAGGAAGCAAAACCAGGTGTCACAACAGCTCACCTGGATAAGCTGGCTTTTGAATTCGCAATGGATAACAACGCACTCCCTGCAACCCTTCACTATCGCGGCTACAAATATTCGATTTGTACATCAATCAATCATGTTGTCTGTCATGGCATGCCAAATAACAAACCCCTAAAGAAGGGAAGCATCCTAAATATCGACGTTACCCTCATCCTAGATGGTTGGCACGGAGACACAAGCCGAACAATTCCAATCGGAGACATTCCAACAAAAGCTGCCAGATTAATGGACATCACTTATAACGCTCTTTTTAAAGGCATTGAAGTTGTCCGCCCCGGCGCCACAACAGGAGATATCGGTCATGCCATTCAAGTTTACGGCGAAAGTGAACGCTGCTCTATCGTGACAGATTTTTGCGGTCATGGGCTAGGCCGCCAATTTCACACGCCACCAAACATCTTGCATTACGGAAAACCAGGCGAAGGTGTAACACTTGAAGAAGGCATGTTCTTCACCATTGAACCAATGCTTAATTTAGGGCGACCAGACGTAAAGGTCCTTGCCGATGGTTGGACTGCTGTCACCAAAGACAAATCACTTTCAGCCCAATTCGAGCATTCAATCGCTGTGACAAAAGATGGCTATGAAATTTTCACACTCTCTCCAGGCGGGTGGCAACATCAGTTTAGAGACCGCACCTAA